TGGTATTAAATCTTACGTAGAAATGCTTAATGAAAACAAAGAACCTATTCATCCAGAACCAATTTATGTTCATGAAACAAAAGATGACATCGAAGTTGAGATAGCCTTACAATATAATAATGGCTTCGCAACTAATTTATTAACTTATGCGAATAATATTCATACCTATGAAGGTGGAACTCATGAAGATGGTTTCAAACGGTCATTGTCTCGCGTGTTAAACAACTATGGTATAAAGAGTAAAATTATTAAAGAGGACAAAGATAAGCTTTCAGGGGAAGATACACGGGAAGGTTTAACTGCCGTCGTATCAATTAAACACGGTGATCCTCAATTTGAAGGACAAACTAAAACGAAGTTAGGTAATTCAGAAGTGCGTCAGGTTGTAGACAAAAGCTTCTCAGAGTTATTTGAGCGTTTCCTATATGAGCATCCGAACGTAGCACGTATCATAGTCGAAAAAGGAATTATGGCTTCAAGAGCTAGAATTGCTGCTAAAAAAGCACGTGAGGTTACACGCCGTAAGACGGCTTTAGAAGTTTCTAGTTTGCCTGGTAAACTTGCCGATTGTTCAAGTAAAGATCCTAAGCGAAGTGAAATTTTTATCGTAGAGGGTGACTCTGCCGGAGGGTCTACTAAATCCGGTCGTGACTCTGAAACACAAGCTATTTTGCCTCTACGTGGTAAAATTCTTAACGTTGAAAAAGCACGTCTCGATAGAATATTGAATAATAACGAAATACGTTCAATGATTACTGCATTTGGTACTGGAATTGGTGGCGAATTTGATTTAAGTAAGGCACGTTACCACAAAATTATTATTATGACAGATGCCGATGTCGACGGTGCACATATTAGAACATTATTGTTAACGTTCTTCTACCGTTTCATGCGTCCATTAATTGAAGCAGGCTATGTTTATATCGCCCAGCCACCATTGTTTAAATTAATTCAAGGTAAACAAAAATATTATGTATTTAATGAGCGTGAATTAGATAAACTTAAAGCTGAATTAGATCCAACACCTAAATGGTCTATTGCACGTTATAAAGGTTTAGGTGAAATGAATGCGGATCAATTGTGGGAAACTACAATGAATCCAGAAAATCGCTCAATGTTACAAGTGACATTGGAAGATGCAATTAACGCCGATCAAACATTTGAAATGCTAATGGGTGACGTCGTGGAAAACCGTAGACAGTTTATTGAAGATAATGCAGTCTATGCTAACTTAGATTTCTAAAACGATGAACTGAATTTTTGAAGGAGGATATCTTGATGGCTGAAGTACCTGAATCAAGAATAAATGAACGAAATATAACTAATGAGATGCGAGAGTCATTTTTAGACTATGCGATGAGTGTTATCGTATCTCGTGCCCTACCAGACGTAAGAGATGGTCTAAAACCAGTACATCGCCGTATCTTATATGGCTTAAATGAACAAGGTATGACACCAGATAAATCATATAAAAAATCAGCGCGTATCGTTGGTGACGTTATGGGTAAATATCATCCACATGGTGACTCATCTATTTACGAAGCAATGGTAAGAATGGCACAGGATTTCAGCTATCGATATCCTTTAGTTGATGGTCAAGGTAACTTTGGCTCGATGGATGGTGATGGCGCTGCTGCAATGCGTTATACAGAAGCACGTATGTCTAAAATAACGCTTGAATTGTTACGCGATATCAATAAAGATACGATTGATTTTATAGATAACTATGATGGTAATGAAAGAGAGCCGTCAGTCTTACCTGCACGTTTCCCTAACTTACTTGTTAACGGAGCATCAGGTATCGCAGTAGGTATGGCTACTAATATACCTCCTCACAACTTAACTGAAGTTATCAATGGTGTATTAAAAGTTAGCCACGATTCTGATGTAACGATTGCCGAGTTAATGGAAGACATCCAGGGCCCTGATTTTCCGACTGGCGCGCTGATCATGGGTAAAAGTGGTATTCGTAGAGCTTATGAAACAGGACGTGGCTCAATTCAAATGCGATCACGTGCTGAAATTGAAGAACGTGGTGGCGGACGTCAGCGTATCGTTGTTACTGAAATTCCATACCAAGTTAATAAAGCCCGCATGATTGAAAAGATTGCGGAATTAGCTAGAGATAGAAAAATTGATGGTATTACTGACTTACGTGATGAAACAAGTTTACGTACAGGTGTAAGGGTAGTTATCGACGTTAGAAAAGATGCAAATGCTAACGTTATTCTAAACAATTTATACAAACAAACGCCATTACAAACATCATTCGGTGTAAACATGATTGCACTTGTTAATGGTAGACCTAAACTAATCAACCTAAAAGAAGCACTAGTCGAATATTTGGAACACCAAAAAATAGTAGTTCGACGCCGTACTGAATATAATCTGAAAAAAGCACAAGATCGTGCACATATTCTTGAAGGTTTAAGAATTGCACTAGACCATATCGATGAAATTATCACGACAATTCGTGAATCTGAGAATGATAAAATTGCGATGAATAGCTTACAAGAACGTTTTGAACTAACTGAACGCCAAGCACAAGCAATTTTAGATATGCGTTTGAGACGTTTAACAGGTTTAGAACGAGATAAAATCGAATCAGAATACAACGAGCTTGTTGCTTACATTAAAGAATTAGAAGAAATTCTTGCAGATGAAGAAAAATTATTACAAATCGTAAGAGATGAATTAATAGATATTCGTGAAAGATACGGTGATGACCGTCTAACAGAAATTCAATTAGGTGGCTTTGACAATATTGAAGACGAAGATTTAATACCTGAAGAACAAATTGTTATAACGTTAAGTCATAATAATTATATTAAACGATTACCAGTTTCAACATATCGTGCACAACACCGAGGCGGTCGTGGCGTGCAAGGTATGAATACGTTAGAGGAAGACTTTGTGAGTCAACTCGTAACGCTGAGCACACATGATAATGTCCTATTCTTTACTAATAAAGGACGTGTGTATAAATTAAAAGGATATGAAGTGCCCGAACTATCTCGTCAGTCTAAAGGAATACCGGTAGTCAATGCGATTGAATTAGACAACGATGAAAATATAAGTACAATGATTGCCGTTAAAGATCTAGAACGTGAAGATAACTTCTTAATCTTTGCTACTAAGAAAGGTATTATTAAGCGCTCAAGATTAAATAACTTTGCTCGCATTAACAGGAACGGTAAGATTGCGATTGGTTTTAAAGATGAAGATGAACTCATTGCGGTCCGTCTAACGGATGGTTCTCAAGATATTCTTATAGGTACTGCACATGCATCGTTAATCCGTTTCCAGGAGCAATCATTAAGACCTTTAGGTAGAACAGCAGCAGGTGTTAAAGGGATTACAATCCGTGAAGGCGACAATGTCGTTGGCTTAGACGTTGCGCACTCTCAAAGTGAAGATGAAGTGCTTGTTGTAACTAAAAATGGATATGGTAAACGTACGCCAGTTAGTGAATATAGATTATCCAACCGTGGAGGTAAAGGCATTAAGACTGCTACCATAACAGAACGTAATGGTGATATTGTTTGTATAACAACCGTATCAGGTAACGAAGACTTGATGGTCGTAACTAATTCTGGTGTAATTATTAGAATCGATGTTACTGATATTTCTCAAAATGGTAGAGCTGCTCAAGGTGTACGTCTCATCCGTTTGGGAGACAATCAATTTGTTTCTACGGTTGCTAAAGTAAACGAAGATGAGGAAACAGCTAAGGCTGATGAAGCTATAGAAACGAGCTCAGAAGGTACAGAAAGTGATGAAGTACTATCACTAAATGAATCTGAAAAAGTCATCGAAGATAATACGCCAGGTAATGCTATTCACACTGAAGACGAAGAAGAAACAGATGAAAGTAATGAATCTAAAGAGTTAAGACAAGACTTTATGGATCGTGTAAACGAAGATATCGATAATGATGATGACGATACAGAAGACTAATAAATCTTCTGCCTAAAATACAATATAACAAAGTTCAAAAGCCTATCAGATTAGCATAATTTGATAGGCTTTTTTATATTTTGATAATAAATAGCTTATTTAAATTTAAGACTGCTTTCCTACTTAACAACTGTAAACAAAAACAACTCTAATCAATTTGATTAGAGGTGTTATTAATTTTAATTATTGTTCTAATTGTTTCATAGCATGTGGTATTTCGCTTATTAATCTTGATGGAGGCACGACATACATAGATTCAGCTAGTGAATCACCGATATAGCTATGTGTATATGTTGCACTTGTAACAGCTTCTTCAATATTATCAAATTGTCCAACGAAACTAGTAATCATGCCGGCAAGTGTATCACCCATACCACCTGTTGCCATTGCGGGCGTACCGATTGGCAATTTATAATCACTATTTTTAAAATAAACCTCAGTACCATGCATTTTAAGTACAATCGTAGCTCCAATATCATTAACAGCTTGGCGGTTACGTTCGTAATATTGCTCATCGATAGGTATACCACTTAAACGTTCCCACTCTTTTTGGTGTGGTGTAAAGATAACACGACAAGTAGGGATTTGAGGTTTTAATTTACTAAAGATTGTAATCCCATCACCATCTACAATTAGTGTTTGATGAGATTGTATATTTTGTAATAGGAAAGTAATAGCATTATTTCCTTTGAAATCACATCCAAGTCCAGGACCAATTAAGATACAATCTGTATTTTCAATCATTTTAGTAAGCATTTTAGTATCGTTGATATCAATTACCATTGCTTCTGGACAACGAGAATGTAGTGCAGCATGGTTATTAGGGTGTGTAGCTACTGTGATTAAGCCGCTTCCACTATAAACACATGCACGTGCTGCTAAAATAATTGCGCCACCTAAACTAGCATTCCCGCCAATTAATAAGATTCTACCGTAATCTCCTTTATGAGTATCATCTTTACGTTTAGGAATACTAACTGAGCTTAAAGTTTCCATTATACAACCTCCTCTTTAGTTAATGCTTTTATATAAATCGTCATTTTGATTATTATTTTTTGTCGTTTCTTTTTTTAAATACAATAGAAAATAATATACCTGCAAGTACGTTAAGTCAATAGCTAAAAATTAATAACAACCACAAAAATATTAAATATATGCAGATAGACTACTTTACCCTATTAAATCAGTAATTTGATAACACGTTACGACTATTGCTCTAACTATTGTTACACCGAAAATGAGAGCGTATACTTTGGGTTGTAAGCTGATTATTGAAAGGAGATGGGATATTGGTACTACAATTAACAGGAAATGATTTAACGATTGCAGAGATTAAAAATTTTTTAAATGAAAGAGAAACTGTAGATATTACTGAGGATGCACTAGAGCGAGTTAAAAAGAGTCGAGCTATAGTTGAAGACATTATCTCTAATAAGAAAACAGTTTACGGTATTACTACAGGGTTTGGTTTGTTTAGTGATATAAGAATTGATCAAGGGGAATATGAGCAATTACAAACAAATTTAATACGTTCACATGCTTGTGGCGTTGGTAAACCATTTGGGGAAGAAGTATCTTTAGTAATGATGATATTACGGTTAAACACTTTACTAAAAGGACACTCTGGAGCTACTGTTGATCTTATAGAGCAACTCGTTTATTTTATTAATCAACGTATTATTCCAGTAATACCACAACAAGGTTCATTAGGTGCTTCTGGTGACTTAGCACCGTTAGCACATTTGGCATTGGCATTAATCGGTGAGGGTAATGTCTTTTATCAAGGAGAAGAAGTTGATAGTAGGTATGTCTTAAGCAATTTAAATAGACAACCTTTACAATTACAAGCTAAAGAAGGACTAGCATTAATTAATGGCACTCAAGCAATGACTGCACAAGGCGTAATTAATTATATTGAAGCGGAAGACTTAGCGTTACAAGCTGAATGGATTGCCGCACTAACGCATCAAGCGTTAAATGGTATTACTGATGCTTATAATGAAAATGTACATAAAGTTAGAAATTTTGATGAACAAACGGCAGTAGCAGCACGCATGTTAGATTGGCTAGAAGGGTCACAGTTAACGACAAGACAGGGCGAAATTCGTGTTCAAGATGCTTACTCATTACGTTGTATACCTCAAATTCACGGGGCTAGTTTCCAAGTATTTAACTACGTAAAAGAAAAATTAGAATTAGAAATGAATGCGGCTAATGATAACCCACTTATCTTTGACGAAGGCGATGAAACGTTAGTTATTTCAGGTGGTAACTTCCATGGTCAACCTATCGCATTTGCTTTAGATTTCTTAAAAATAGGAGTTAGTGAATTAGGTAATGTTGCTGAACGCCGCTTAGAACGTCTAGTTAATCCACAATTGAATAATGGCCTACCAGCATTTTTAAGTCCTCAACCAGGCTTACAAAGTGGTGCAATGATTATGCAATATGCCGCTGCTAGTTTAGTGTCTGAAAATAAAACATTGGCACATCCTGCTAGTGTGGATTCTATACCGTCATCAGCCAATCAAGAGGATCATGTATCAATGGGTACAATAGCGTCACGTCATGGCTATAATATTATTGAGAATACCAGAAGTGTGATTGCGATTGAATGCATCATTGCTTTACAAGCAGTGGAGCATAAAGATATTGATAAATTATCACCAAAAACACGTGAAAAATATGACGAATTAAGACATATCATTCCTACAATTACAGAAGATAGACAATTCCATAAAGACATTACAGCAGTGGCTCAACATTTACGTGATAGAGCCTATAACGCATAATATAGTTAATAATGTTGCTTGAAAATAGCATTTTAATTTGCTATATTAAAGCTAAGTAAATATAGCATTGTTCCTAGGCTAAGTAATTTTAATCCGTTTGATATCAGAGAACTTGTGGTTGGTGCGAACAAGTAGTCAGCGTTAAAATGAATCTACCTATACACGAGAACAATCGGTTTAACCGTTATTTTAGTGAGAGCGCAGTCTTAATCAGACTGTTAAATAGGGTGGCAACGCGTGACCACGTCCCTTGTGTTAGGGATGTGGTCTTTTTATGTTCCACTCAAATAAACATCGAAAGGAATGAACGATATGTTAGATATTAAATTGTTTCGTACAGAGCCGCAATTAGTTAAAGATAAAGTAATTAAACGTGGAATGAACGAAAGTGTTGTTGATGAAGTTTTACAATTAGATGAAGAACGTCGTCAATT
The genomic region above belongs to Staphylococcus durrellii and contains:
- the hutH gene encoding histidine ammonia-lyase, producing the protein MVLQLTGNDLTIAEIKNFLNERETVDITEDALERVKKSRAIVEDIISNKKTVYGITTGFGLFSDIRIDQGEYEQLQTNLIRSHACGVGKPFGEEVSLVMMILRLNTLLKGHSGATVDLIEQLVYFINQRIIPVIPQQGSLGASGDLAPLAHLALALIGEGNVFYQGEEVDSRYVLSNLNRQPLQLQAKEGLALINGTQAMTAQGVINYIEAEDLALQAEWIAALTHQALNGITDAYNENVHKVRNFDEQTAVAARMLDWLEGSQLTTRQGEIRVQDAYSLRCIPQIHGASFQVFNYVKEKLELEMNAANDNPLIFDEGDETLVISGGNFHGQPIAFALDFLKIGVSELGNVAERRLERLVNPQLNNGLPAFLSPQPGLQSGAMIMQYAAASLVSENKTLAHPASVDSIPSSANQEDHVSMGTIASRHGYNIIENTRSVIAIECIIALQAVEHKDIDKLSPKTREKYDELRHIIPTITEDRQFHKDITAVAQHLRDRAYNA
- a CDS encoding NAD(P)H-hydrate dehydratase is translated as METLSSVSIPKRKDDTHKGDYGRILLIGGNASLGGAIILAARACVYSGSGLITVATHPNNHAALHSRCPEAMVIDINDTKMLTKMIENTDCILIGPGLGCDFKGNNAITFLLQNIQSHQTLIVDGDGITIFSKLKPQIPTCRVIFTPHQKEWERLSGIPIDEQYYERNRQAVNDIGATIVLKMHGTEVYFKNSDYKLPIGTPAMATGGMGDTLAGMITSFVGQFDNIEEAVTSATYTHSYIGDSLAESMYVVPPSRLISEIPHAMKQLEQ
- the gyrB gene encoding DNA topoisomerase (ATP-hydrolyzing) subunit B, which translates into the protein MNTLSDVNNTENYDAGQIQVLEGLEAVRKRPGMYIGSTAEKGLHHLVWEIVDNSIDEALAGYADQIEVVIEEDNWIKVTDNGRGIPVGIQEKMGRPAVEVILTVLHAGGKFGGGGYKVSGGLHGVGSSVVNALSEDLEVYVHIDNKIYHQAYKKGIPQFDLKVIEETEDNNTGTVIRFKADPTIFTETTEYQYDILQQRIRELAFLNKGISITLRDERETEEDEEQREDTYLYEGGIKSYVEMLNENKEPIHPEPIYVHETKDDIEVEIALQYNNGFATNLLTYANNIHTYEGGTHEDGFKRSLSRVLNNYGIKSKIIKEDKDKLSGEDTREGLTAVVSIKHGDPQFEGQTKTKLGNSEVRQVVDKSFSELFERFLYEHPNVARIIVEKGIMASRARIAAKKAREVTRRKTALEVSSLPGKLADCSSKDPKRSEIFIVEGDSAGGSTKSGRDSETQAILPLRGKILNVEKARLDRILNNNEIRSMITAFGTGIGGEFDLSKARYHKIIIMTDADVDGAHIRTLLLTFFYRFMRPLIEAGYVYIAQPPLFKLIQGKQKYYVFNERELDKLKAELDPTPKWSIARYKGLGEMNADQLWETTMNPENRSMLQVTLEDAINADQTFEMLMGDVVENRRQFIEDNAVYANLDF
- the gyrA gene encoding DNA gyrase subunit A translates to MAEVPESRINERNITNEMRESFLDYAMSVIVSRALPDVRDGLKPVHRRILYGLNEQGMTPDKSYKKSARIVGDVMGKYHPHGDSSIYEAMVRMAQDFSYRYPLVDGQGNFGSMDGDGAAAMRYTEARMSKITLELLRDINKDTIDFIDNYDGNEREPSVLPARFPNLLVNGASGIAVGMATNIPPHNLTEVINGVLKVSHDSDVTIAELMEDIQGPDFPTGALIMGKSGIRRAYETGRGSIQMRSRAEIEERGGGRQRIVVTEIPYQVNKARMIEKIAELARDRKIDGITDLRDETSLRTGVRVVIDVRKDANANVILNNLYKQTPLQTSFGVNMIALVNGRPKLINLKEALVEYLEHQKIVVRRRTEYNLKKAQDRAHILEGLRIALDHIDEIITTIRESENDKIAMNSLQERFELTERQAQAILDMRLRRLTGLERDKIESEYNELVAYIKELEEILADEEKLLQIVRDELIDIRERYGDDRLTEIQLGGFDNIEDEDLIPEEQIVITLSHNNYIKRLPVSTYRAQHRGGRGVQGMNTLEEDFVSQLVTLSTHDNVLFFTNKGRVYKLKGYEVPELSRQSKGIPVVNAIELDNDENISTMIAVKDLEREDNFLIFATKKGIIKRSRLNNFARINRNGKIAIGFKDEDELIAVRLTDGSQDILIGTAHASLIRFQEQSLRPLGRTAAGVKGITIREGDNVVGLDVAHSQSEDEVLVVTKNGYGKRTPVSEYRLSNRGGKGIKTATITERNGDIVCITTVSGNEDLMVVTNSGVIIRIDVTDISQNGRAAQGVRLIRLGDNQFVSTVAKVNEDEETAKADEAIETSSEGTESDEVLSLNESEKVIEDNTPGNAIHTEDEEETDESNESKELRQDFMDRVNEDIDNDDDDTED